A portion of the Oncorhynchus masou masou isolate Uvic2021 chromosome 11, UVic_Omas_1.1, whole genome shotgun sequence genome contains these proteins:
- the LOC135548450 gene encoding nectin-3-like protein, giving the protein MFLPCLRNYPRHKRQHAVFIFLLYSLTGVGGSQVLVPQKVSAVLGKNVTLGCSVEVEANLSFTQSSWERRLPTGSVTVAVYNPVFGISIPPDYVRRLSFRSPSSHDATIVLEDVGFTDIGVYTCKVATFPLGNTQASTTVSVLVEPKVYVSAGSVALIDEGNETVVATCIAERALPPAEVSWETDLFGHSEVTMQDEANGTTSTQVHYLWQPTRHVQGQALTCVVRHPALHTDFRIPYQLNVEYAPDIVVVGYDGDWHVGRESVLLTCKAKANPPAHHFRWIRLDGDMPEGVEILNSTLLFLRPLQRNDSGVYRCEVANAINLRSRDLRIRIQDPPTTSMPSTTPAPVLTGSASSSTSVGDKQRVLFTSPTLAALPPANQLGTIVGGAVGGALFLLLLLVLGGVCYLRQRQTFRGDYYTKQYLGPSDMQKVPPQHELHPSKPANNVFVDKDREEWGDRERNHERDRERLHLHPTSTTIMNSHNHREPERQSNGRTRATRNGEHHDHDHLRSYPSPHQTSHTRYTAPPHPLSNGSPYLSDDCYDSGAEGDYVSHMDGSVISRREWYV; this is encoded by the exons GTGTGGGGGGCAGTCAGGTGTTGGTGCCCCAGAAGGTGAGTGCTGTATTGGGGAAGAACGTGACGTTGGGCTGTAGTGTGGAGGTGGAGGCCAACCTGAGTTTTACCCAGAGTTCCTGGGAGCGCCGGCTGCCCACAGGCTCGGTGACGGTGGCGGTGTACAACCCCGTGTTCGGTATCTCCATCCCCCCGGACTATGTTCGCCGCCTGTCCTTCCGCTCACCCTCCTCCCATGACGCCACCATCGTACTGGAGGACGTGGGCTTCACAGACATTGGAGTGTACACCTGCAAGGTGGCCACCTTCCCCCTGGGCAACACACAGGCCTCCACCACTGTCAGCGTGCTTG tggaGCCCAAGGTGTATGTGTCGGCTGGCTCGGTGGCTCTGATCGATGAGGGCAATGAGACGGTGGTGGCTACCTGCATCGCTGAGCGGGCCCTCCCCCCTGCCGAAGTCTCCTGGGAGACGGACCTGTTTGGCCATTCAGAGGTGACTATGCAGGACGAGGCCAACGGCACCACCAGCACCCAAGTGCACTACCTGTGGCAGCCGACCCGCCACGTCCAGGGTCAAGCCCTCACCTGTGTGGTGCGCCATCCTGCCCTGCACACGGACTTTAGGATACCCTACCAGCTCAATGTGGAGT ATGCCCCAGACATTGTGGTGGTAGGTTATGATGGTGACTGGCACGTGGGCCGCGAGAGCGTCCTGCTGACTTGCAAAGCCAAGGCAAACCCACCAGCCCACCACTTCAGATGGATCAG ACTGGACGGGGACATGCCAGAGGGGGTGGAGATACTGAACAGCACGTTGCTGTTTCTGAGGCCCCTCCAAAGGAATGACTCTGGAGTCTACAGGTGTGAGGTTGCCAATGCCATCAACCTACGCAGCAGGGACCTGCGGATACGCATACAAG ATCCTCCCACCACCTCCATGCCCTCCACCACCCCTGCGCCTGTCCTAACTggctctgcctcctcctccacctctgtgGGAGACAAGCAACGGGTCCTCTTCACCTCCCCCACCCTGGCAGCCCTGCCCCCTGCCAACCAACTGGGCACCATCGTGGGCGGAGCTGTGGGCGGAGCCTtgttcctcctgctgctgctagTGCTGGGCGGGGTCTGTTACCTCCGACAACGACAGACCTTCCGCGGGGACTACTACACCAAGCAGTACCTAGGGCCTTCAGACATGCAGAAGGTTCCTCCACAGCACGAGCTCCACCCCTCCAAGCCTGCCAATAACGTTTTTGTAGACAAGGACCGTGAGGAGTGGGGCGACCGCGAACGCAACCACGAGCGGGACCGCGAGCGCCTCCACCTGCATCCAACATCAACAACCATCATGAACAGCCACAACCACAGAGAGCCAGAGCGCCAGTCCAATGGCCGCACGAGGGCGACAAGAAATGGAGAACACCATGACCACGACCACCTGCGTAGCTACCCCAGCCCCCACCAGACTAGCCATACCAGATACACTGCCCCACCACACCCGCTGAGTAACGGTTCCCCCTACTTGTCGGATGACTGCTATGACAGTGGGGCCGAGGGGGACTATGTCTCTCATATGGACGGCTCCGTGATCTCACGCAGGGAGTGGTACGTctga